A genome region from Candidatus Krumholzibacteriia bacterium includes the following:
- a CDS encoding MoaD/ThiS family protein, with protein sequence MILVVLPPHLRTLARVAAEVQLEIEGPVTLRAVLDALETRYPMLRGTIRDHATQERRPFLRFFACDQDLSLEPPDTSLPDPVATGREPFLIIGAIAGG encoded by the coding sequence ATGATCCTCGTCGTGCTGCCGCCCCACCTGCGGACGCTGGCGCGCGTCGCCGCGGAGGTACAGCTCGAGATCGAGGGGCCCGTGACCCTGCGCGCGGTCCTCGACGCGCTGGAAACACGCTACCCGATGCTGCGCGGGACCATTCGTGATCACGCCACACAGGAGCGCCGGCCGTTTCTGCGCTTCTTCGCCTGCGACCAGGACCTCTCCCTCGAGCCGCCGGATACCTCGCTCCCCGACCCGGTCGCCACGGGAAGGGAGCCTTTCCTCATCATCGGCGCCATCGCCGGCGGCTAG
- a CDS encoding Flp family type IVb pilin — MRFILRLLHKTEGQDLTEYGLLACFISIVAVVTVRNIGPLVDALYQVVQDAFN; from the coding sequence ATGCGTTTTATTCTGCGACTGCTCCACAAGACCGAGGGCCAGGACCTGACGGAATACGGCCTCCTCGCCTGTTTCATCTCCATCGTCGCGGTCGTCACCGTTCGCAACATCGGCCCGCTGGTCGACGCCCTGTATCAAGTCGTCCAAGACGCCTTCAACTGA
- a CDS encoding exo-alpha-sialidase, translating into MSGVRLLVGTRKGAFILTSDGKRARWEVSGPHFAGWEIYHLKGSPVDPDRLYASQTSGWFGQVIQRSDDGGKTWHQPGTPPGEPTTTPDGMPKGESNKFVYDTSPATGKPLTTHQWYDGTQRPWEFKRVWHLEPSLTEPDTVYAGIEDAAIFRTTDAGKTWHELAGLRGHGTGPQWQPGAGGMCLHTILLDPSNSGRLYAAISAAGAFRSDDSGKTWKPINRGLHSRYIPNPTAEVGHCVHRIALHRSRPQVLYMQKHWDVMRSDDAGETWHEISGNLPTDFGFVIDVHAHEPETVYVVPIKSDSEHYPLEGKLRVYRSRAGGNEWEAVTKGLPQRDCYVNVLRDSMAVDGLEPCGVYFGTTGGQVYASADGGDSWSAAVRDLPAVLSVEVQTLR; encoded by the coding sequence ATGAGCGGGGTACGTTTGTTGGTGGGTACCCGGAAGGGAGCTTTCATCCTGACCTCGGACGGGAAGCGGGCGCGCTGGGAAGTGAGCGGCCCGCACTTTGCGGGCTGGGAGATCTACCACCTCAAGGGCTCGCCCGTGGATCCTGACCGTCTGTACGCATCGCAGACCAGCGGCTGGTTCGGCCAAGTCATCCAACGCTCCGATGATGGCGGCAAGACCTGGCACCAGCCCGGGACACCGCCCGGCGAGCCGACCACCACTCCCGACGGCATGCCCAAGGGAGAGAGCAACAAGTTCGTCTACGACACCTCGCCCGCAACCGGCAAGCCGCTCACGACGCACCAATGGTACGACGGCACGCAGCGCCCCTGGGAGTTCAAGCGCGTGTGGCACCTGGAGCCATCGCTGACCGAACCCGACACGGTGTACGCCGGCATCGAAGACGCCGCCATTTTCCGTACCACGGACGCCGGCAAGACGTGGCACGAGCTCGCCGGACTCCGCGGCCACGGCACCGGCCCGCAGTGGCAGCCGGGCGCCGGCGGGATGTGCTTGCATACCATTCTCCTCGACCCGAGCAATAGCGGCCGGCTGTATGCGGCCATCTCCGCCGCCGGCGCCTTCCGCAGCGACGACTCCGGCAAGACGTGGAAGCCCATCAACCGCGGTCTGCACTCGCGCTACATCCCCAACCCGACGGCGGAGGTCGGCCACTGCGTGCACCGCATCGCGCTGCACCGCTCGCGCCCACAAGTGCTCTACATGCAGAAGCACTGGGACGTGATGCGTAGCGACGACGCCGGAGAGACCTGGCACGAGATCAGCGGCAACCTTCCCACCGACTTCGGGTTCGTGATCGACGTGCACGCCCATGAACCGGAAACCGTCTACGTCGTCCCCATCAAGAGCGATAGCGAGCACTATCCGCTGGAGGGGAAGCTGCGCGTGTATCGGAGCCGTGCGGGCGGGAACGAGTGGGAGGCGGTGACGAAGGGGCTGCCGCAGCGCGACTGCTATGTGAACGTCCTGCGCGATTCCATGGCAGTGGATGGGCTCGAGCCTTGTGGGGTGTACTTCGGTACCACCGGCGGGCAGGTGTATGCTTCGGCGGATGGCGGCGACAGTTGGTCGGCAGCCGTCCGGGATCTCCCGGCCGTCCTATCCGTCGAGGTGCAGACACTGCGATGA
- a CDS encoding GNAT family N-acetyltransferase, producing the protein MLIRRAAERDLDALGRLGAQLLRTHYELDRLRFMAPRGDTEEGYAWFLNTQLQRGDAVVLVAELEGRVVGYVYAAIEPQSWEELREEAGFIHDVCVDENSRRSGVAAALVEAAAGWLASRGMPRIVLWTAARNEPAQRLFERLGFRHTMTELTREISGLRPEEGE; encoded by the coding sequence ATGCTCATCCGCCGCGCCGCAGAGCGGGACCTCGACGCCCTCGGCCGTCTCGGGGCGCAGCTCCTTCGGACACACTACGAACTCGATCGGCTGCGCTTCATGGCGCCGCGCGGGGACACGGAGGAAGGCTACGCCTGGTTCCTCAACACCCAACTCCAGCGGGGCGACGCGGTCGTGCTCGTGGCAGAGCTGGAGGGGCGCGTCGTCGGATACGTGTACGCTGCGATCGAACCACAGTCATGGGAGGAACTGCGCGAGGAAGCGGGCTTCATCCACGACGTGTGCGTGGACGAAAACTCGCGCCGTTCCGGCGTGGCGGCCGCTCTCGTCGAGGCCGCGGCCGGTTGGCTCGCCAGCCGGGGCATGCCGCGCATCGTGCTGTGGACGGCGGCCCGAAACGAACCAGCGCAGCGCCTGTTCGAGCGCCTCGGCTTCCGCCACACAATGACCGAGTTGACCCGGGAGATCTCCGGGCTCAGGCCCGAGGAAGGCGAGTAG